The window cttttatattatttttgggactaacctactaaccggaggcctagtgcaaattgctattttttgcctatttcagtgtttcacagaaaaggaatatcaaacggagtccaaacggaatgaaacctttgcgaggatcgtttttggaacaaacgcaatccacgagacttggagtggacgtcaaggtagcaacgaggcggccacgaggtaggagggcgcaccccccaccctcatgggcccctcgtggctctaccgacctacttccttcgcctatatatactcttataccctgaaaacatgcAGGAgtaccacaaaaccctatttccaccgccgcaaccttctgtacccgtgagatcccatcttggggccttttccggtgctccgcctgagggggaatcgatcacggagggcttctacatcaacaccatagcctctccgatgatgtgtgagtagtttaccacagaccttcgagtccatagttattagctagatggcttcttctctctctttggatctcaatacaaagttctcctcgattctcttggagatctattcgatgtaattctttttgcggtgtgtttgtcgagatccgatgaattgtgggtttatgatcaagattatctatgaacaatatttgaatctcctctgaattcttttatgtatgatttggtatctttgcaagtctcttctaattatcagtttggtttggcctactagattgatctttcttgcaatgggagaagtgcttagctttgggttcaatcttgcggtgttctttcccagtgacagcaggggcagcaaggcatgtattgtattgttgccatcgaggataaaaagatggggtttatatcatattgcttgagtttatccctctacatcatgtcatcttgcctaatgcgttactctgttcttatgaacttaatactctaggtgcatgctggatagcggtcgatgtgtggagtaatagtagtagatgtagaatcatttcggtctacttgtcacggacgtgatgcctatatacatgatcatgcctagatattctcataactatgcgcttttctatcaattgctcgacagtaatttgttcacccaccgtagattatgctatcttgagagaagccactagtgaaacctatggcccccgggtctattttccatcatattaatctcccttcAACTAggtatttctgtcgccgtttattttgcaatctttacttttcaatctatacaacaaaaataccaaaaatatttatcttattatctctatcagatcacacttttgcaagtggccgtgaagggattgacaacctctttatcgcattggttgcaaggttcttatttgtttatgtaggtacaaggcgacttgcgtgtagtctcctactggattgataccttggttctcaaactgagggaagtacttacgctactttgctgcatcaccctttactcttcaagggaaaaccaacgcagtgctcaagaggtagcaattgGTCTTATTTTATCTACATTATGTTACCATGCTCcaagcattactctgtttttttatgaacttaatacgtAGAGAGGCAAGCATAGAAGCGTTCTCaaagtggagtaatagtagtacatggAGATGGATGTCAGTCTACTTATTACGGATGTAATGCCTATGTACTGATCATGCCATGAATAAACGTCATAACTATGCGGTTTTCTATcagttgcccaacagtaatttgtctacctACTGTATGCTATGTTCTTGAGAGagctctagtgaaaactatgtcCCCCGGGTCTATTCATCATATTTACTAAAACCCTAAAAAGCTCGCTggaatttatttacttttatttccTTTTGcaaattttatatatatatatatatatatatatatatatatatatatatatatatatatatatatatatatatcactagCAGGATTAATCCTTGTAATTAACGAGTACagggggattgacaaccctcttgtcTACGCTGGGTGCAAGTATTTTGTTTGTGTGTGTATGTACGGTCGACCTTTGTCTGTGTGAATCGCCTattggtttgataaccttggttctctaCTGAGGGAAATGATATATGTTATTATATTGCTTCTCCCTTCCTCTTTGAGGAAAAACCCAACGCAGCTCAGAAGTGGCAACGCTCCATAATTATTGTTTGCATAAGGCCTATAGATCGACAATGTTAAGCAAAGATAACGAGAGGATGCAGTAAATATGCTCAGTAATTGCCGATTGGACAACATAAACAGGGATAACAAGAGGAAGGAGTAAATATGCTCTGTAATTTTTCGTGGGATAAGACCCAAGAAGCGATAATGTCAAATATAAATAAACAAAGGAAGGAGATATTTACTTTGTAATTATAGGTAGGATAAGAACTATGGAGCGATAACATGTGGAAGGAGTAAAGATGCTCCATCATAGATAAGACTCACGGAGCGATAACATGGAACAGAGATAACTGGAGGAAAGAGTAAATACTCTCCATAATTCTCGGTAGGATAGGACCCATGAAGCAATACCGTGGAGCATTGATAACGTGGCGAAGGAGTATATCTACTCCGTATTTATCCGTAGGATTATCTACCCAGCGTCAATGTGAAATAAAGATAATGAGTGGAAAGAATAAATATGCTCAgtaactagtggtagaaagataGCGGTAGGAAATAGGAAATATATTCCAAAATTATCGGTAGGATACGACCCACAAAGTGATAACTTGGAGCAAGGATAACGGGAGGAAGGTATAAACGTGCTCCGTAATTATCGGTAGGATAAGACCTATGGAGCGATAACATGAAACAAAAATAACGGGAGGAAGGAGTACATTATGTGCAAATACTATGATTTCTTATTACCCGGTAGCCAAAAAAGCACACTCTAATATCTAACACTGATCTGGTACATTTTACAGGAACTATGAGATGACAATAGGATTTCACACTGTGCCCCCGCGCGAGAAGCGTGAGCTCGCCCTTGTCGTGCTCATTCCGTGGAACACGACTGCCGAACTTGGTCAGGGGTGCGGGCGCACAGGACCAAGTAGTTGGATCACAAAACCAAGGATTCCAACCGTGCATCTTTGCTTCTGATGATGAAAGATTTTGGACCCCGATAAATCCAGAACGTTCATATTTTAAACTTGTCACCTCGAACGTATTTTCATAGCAACTTTATTTGACGTGAGGTGGCAACTTTATACCGGTTCGTTTTTTGTCAGAAAATTGGCATGGTTACCTACCTCGCGGGAACCAAAGTTGCCATGAAAATCTTCgcattgccatgcttaaaatctgaACATTCGGGATTTAACATTTTGGAAGATTTTTGACACGAGACACTGACCCGCTCCCTGCTGCTGCGCCGATTCATTCACCAACCCGTTGTGTGTGGGAGGGGGGAACCGGGAAAGTAAAGAGCAGTCAGGGATGGTGGAAAACCAAGCAAGCAATGGGAGCCTAGCATGTCCCGAGGGAGGTGATGGGTGGGGGACAAGACAAGTCCTCGTCGTCGCTCACCTGAACAAAATCCACACACCTCGCTTTCTTTACCTGCGGGGGATGGGCCGATCCGCATAGATTTTTTCCCATTAACGCCTTGGTCGCTCTCGTGGTCACATCACTTAATGCCAGGTCACGCCCCTAACAGCAACACGAATCCCGTCCGTCCGTCCTCGGAAAATCAATGCCGCAGCGCAGCGGCTCCCCCATCCATCCACATATCTTTCTTCGGACTCGTCAACGCCAATACAGACCAGATCGGATCAGATGAGATGCACTCCTACCTGCACTACATACTCCTAGATGGCTACGGGGAATGTGGTTGAGCAAATCACATGACATCGTAGTACTCTCTGATCGTCACTGGCAAGTCAGCGAGTGTTTGAGAATTCAGATCCACGGTACCACACCAGCTCTTGGCCAGCTAAATTACCACTGCCAAGTTGCTCAGATGATCAGGTGGGCAAGATACTGTCAGCGTAGTTGGGAATGCATGCTTCACACCTGCTAGTGAATAGTGTGACGCGTTCACGCATTGGGAGAGCAGGAAAATAGTACTGTTGATTTGAACATACCCTAATTAAGCATCACTGTACGCGCACAATCCAACAAGGTTTTCTACTTTTTTTGTTCTTCTCTCAGGGCTACAGGAAACAACAAGCTATTGAAATGGAGCAGGGAAGATTTACAAATGGTTACCACTACAAGAAACTCCAATTTGGGTTGCTCTGAATCATGATCCTAGCAGCAGCAGAATGCAAGAGCAACCTTTGCTACACACGTTCATCCCCCTGAAGCCCAAAGGACGAGGAGCTAAATTGCCATCATGCCGGTACAAACAAACTTAATTCTCAGACTTATTCACCTCCAAGCTCAGGGTGGGTGGGTCCTTGACATTATTCAATCCTGCCTATATCATCTCTACTCGACTCACCTATGCAATCTGCAATGGTAGATGATTGCATCACTTGTTTGGAGGGATCACAGCTCACATGCAGATGGTTGCATCACTCAAGGACCAAGCGTCAGTCGCCGGGATGAGCAGAGCAGACTGGCCCCTGGATCCTCCGCGCAATTCGCAAGGATTGAATTTTCTTTCCTCAGACAACCAACAACACGAATCAAAGTACTAGCAGGCAGCAAATTTTCACAACTTTTTTACCGTCTAAAATAATTGTCTCTAGGGCTAAGCTTTTATGTCATCAACAGCAAAGAACAAGGAGAGAACGGGAACAGCAATGACAAATATCCGCAACACAAGAACAGAACAGCAGCACTGGCGAAGAGAGAGATAGATAGAAAATATGGGTGGCGGAGCGCTAATTCCCAAGAATTCTTGGCCTCTATGATATGACGATGTGGGGCGTGAATCTTGCTGGGATTCTATGCCGATCTGTGGGAAGTAGCGGCGGCGGCAGAGGGGAAAACGAATTTTATATACCCGAGGAGGACGGACGGATGCCATTCGATGCCGGTCACCGTCGATGTCGACACTCAGTGCTCGCCGGAAGTCGGGAACAGCGTCAGCTCccggcgcccgccgccgcctccgccgccgcgggACCCGAGCTCCAGCTCCTCGGCGAAAGACGACGGCGCCATCATCCCCATCGCGGCCCCGCCGCCGACCATGCGGTGGTGCATCCCGGGCGGGCCGACTGGCGCGCCGCTGGCCACGGCGCGGCTCAGGAACCCGTGGTCGAAGCCGCCGCCTGGCCCGGCGCCGTAGTGGCCGAGCGGGCGCGCGGCGGGGTGGTGGAAGTGGCCGATCTGCTGCgggtggtggtgatggtggtgcgCGGCGGGCATGGCGGCGTAGGGGGTGTAGGGGTCGGCGACGGCCGGGCCGCGGCCGGGCGGGAGGAACGGGGAGGGCCCGGTGGCGAAGAGGTGCTCGGTGGCGGCGTCGGTCCCGGAGCCGGAGGAGTGGctgcctcccccgccgccgccgccgccgttgccgagCCCCTGCATGCGCTTGAGGTAGAGGCGGTACTTCTGGAGGTGGGACGCGACGTTCTCGCGCGTGAGGCCGTCCACGCTCATCAGCTGCATTATGGTCTTGGGCACGGCGTTCTTGATGCCGAGGTGCGCCACGGCGTCGACGAAGCGCTTGTGCAGCTGCGGCGTCCACACGAGGCGCGGCCGCTTGAGGGTCCTGGCCGGCTCCTCCCCGTTGCCGCCCCCGTTGCCGCCGCTGGAGCCGGCGGCCGACGACGCGCCGCCGTTCATCTCCtggccgcccgcgccgccggccccgtCGGCGCCGCCGCTGAGCGGGCCGCCCCCGCCGTGCGTGGGGATGTCGAAGGCGGCGGCGAGATCGCGGGTGATGAGCGACTGCGAGAGCGGCATGAGCTCGTCCGGCGCCGGCAGGTCCTCGTCGAAGCGCGCGAACCAGCtgggctcctcctcctccctcatCCTCCCGGGCCGGAGCAGGGCGGAGCAGAGCAATTCGCCTCCTTGCCCGCGGTAGCAAGCCGCAGTCCTCCGCTGGCAGCAGCAAGCGAGAGAGCacgggaggagaggagaggagaggagaggagagcgGGGGAAGGGAGGAAGGAGATGatggggagggagggagggggttaCTTCGAGGTGGATCTCTCTTCTTCTAAGctttcgtctctctctctctctctcctctctcacTCGTTTGGGTCTTTCTTTCTGCCCGCTGCTGCGGCTGCTGCTGTGATATCCCcctcttttctctctctctctccccctctatctaTCAACAATCTGCTCACACcttttccaccccttccctctctctttctctctctaggACGGAGGCTAGGCCGATGATGAGTGAGGAGGAGAGTATCTGATGAGTTCGGGAGTGGTGCGGTGCAGTTTAACTAGTGGGCTGCCCCGCCCCTGCGCTGCCTCTGTCTGGCTGGCTTTAAAGCTATTTTTGTGTTATCCGTGGTTGCTTTGTTTGTTTGCTCGCTTGTTGGTCCTGCCTTCCCTTCTCAATTCTGTGTGATTCTCCTCCCCCTTTCACATCTCCTCCTACATATCCTAGATAAATACGTACTACTAATAAAGAGGAAAAGAAAAGGATAAGCCGAGCGATTTCGTTTTTCCGGGATTTCCGGGGCACACATCTACACATGCATCACACACAGCATGACAAAGCAAAAACACTGGACTGGAAAAGGACGAGACGACGAGGAGATATCTTCTTAGCTGGAGTTTGGTTTGTCCTCATGTGGACATGTCCCTCGCTTCGTCTCACCTCGCCGGATCACACCCAACCGAACCCAACCGGGGAGCGGGGGAGTGGTGGGGAGGGGGAATCTCGTGTGGCTCGTGTGTCCTCGGGGTCGATCGAGGTGGATATCGCTCGCGTCCCGCGTTGCCTGGCTGCTGGACGGACGGACGGAGGGAGGACGGATCGATCGCCTGGACCGACTGGATCTATCTACGCaatggtgggagggagggagggctgGATCTCTCGTACGTGCTCCCAcctagctgctgctgctgctgccgcaggTACAGCCGTTCAGCGTCTAGGAATgtagcatgagtaggatttggTTGGGTGAATCTCATGTTGGTGTGCCGGTTAAAAGTTACTAAAAAAATCGTATTCACTGGATTTGATTGTGAATGGAGCGGTCAAAGGCTCCTTGCATTCTCACCGTTTGTTTTTTAACGGGTACTATAAAATCCACCTATCTCGCTTTCAATCAAGCTGATAAACATGGCCTACTGGGTCTACTCTCGCagctttttttttctttctgcaCAGAAAAGGGAACtggcagtagtagtagtaataaTAATTGAGAAAAGGCAGGATTCAATTTGGATTTGTTCTCGGCCGTGGCAATTAAGCAGGGGACAGCCGTTTTACTGCAATTGATGGGTGGTGTTATCCAAGTCTTACTACTAGTTATGGTTCAGAATATTTagtagtactacctccgtccaaAAATATTTAACAGAGAAATAGATTTATCTAGACGTTTTTTTTAGGAACACCCAGAAACCACTTAAATTACAAGGAAACGTTATTACAATCCTCTGCCAGGATGCTACTAAGGGTATCTGGACATTTTCCAAAGAGGCTGAAATTTCCTTGTCTTCTCGCCATAGCAGCTAGCTCGTGTGCTAGTTTGTTGCTGGATCTTTTCGTTGCACTGAACGTTACTCCACTGAACTTCTTCTCCAATTCCCAAACATCTGTGATTAAGGCACATTGTATGGATTGGTTACTTGCTCTATGGTTAAGAAGGCTGATAATTGTTGCACAGTCCGACTCCACGCACACGCGCCCATAAAAGTACTTGTTTAGTACTGTCAATCCGTGCAATACCGCAGCCAGTTCAGCTTCTTCTGGGCCATTGCATGTTCCCAGTCGCTGCCCGCAGCTGAGCGCAACCTCGCCCAGGTGGTCTCTGACGACGATTCCCGCCGCAGCTTCCCCTGAATTTGGCAAGAACGTCGCATCTGAATTCATTTTCCATGTACCCATTGCTGGCGGCGCCCACTTGCTCCCATCATTTATATTGGGGCATGCTGCTCGCCCCACAGAATTGCTTGTATGATTCACTTCGATGGTACAGTGCACCTTTTTACTGGCGGGATACAACCCAGTGTGCAACTTTCCTTTTCGAATttcctcccgccgctggtcttcGTCCACTTTGCCCTGTCGGCCGACTAGGGGGTGGGCATTCTCGCTGGCGCTGTCTTCCGGTTCTTCTTTGCTGATTTCTTGCAAATATCTCGTCAGAAATTGGACTGACTGGCCAATTGTAGCCCTGCCGTCAACATGGACACAATTATCTCGCAGCCACCATGCTCTCCACAGAAGAAGGAGGATCCTTTTCCTCTCCTCCATGTCTCCCTTCCCCAGCAGGTTTTGTAGCCAATCCTTGCCTGAAAAACGAAAACAGTTTTCTGCAGGTAGGTTCCAGTGCTCCCTCATCTCTTCTCTTAGTGCTCTTGCTTTTGTGCAATTTATTGTCGCATGGAACTCATCCTCCTTCTCTCTGCCACAAATGCTGCATATATTATCCACCTCCAGTGTTCTCTTCCATTTATTTTCCTTCGTAGGGAGTGTTTCTGTCGCAACTCGCCACGCAAAGATCCTAACCTTTCCAGGGACCTTTATTTTCCATATTAGGTCCCATATACTTCTGTTATCCGCATCATTAGCTGAGCTGGACGCATTTAGGTCTCCGTGGTATTTAAGGTTTGCACCAATCTTATACGCACTACGCACAGAGAAGACGCCTGACCTTTCTCCATGCCATGCAATACAGTCCTT is drawn from Aegilops tauschii subsp. strangulata cultivar AL8/78 chromosome 1, Aet v6.0, whole genome shotgun sequence and contains these coding sequences:
- the LOC109786907 gene encoding transcription factor MYBC1, yielding MREEEEPSWFARFDEDLPAPDELMPLSQSLITRDLAAAFDIPTHGGGGPLSGGADGAGGAGGQEMNGGASSAAGSSGGNGGGNGEEPARTLKRPRLVWTPQLHKRFVDAVAHLGIKNAVPKTIMQLMSVDGLTRENVASHLQKYRLYLKRMQGLGNGGGGGGGGSHSSGSGTDAATEHLFATGPSPFLPPGRGPAVADPYTPYAAMPAAHHHHHHPQQIGHFHHPAARPLGHYGAGPGGGFDHGFLSRAVASGAPVGPPGMHHRMVGGGAAMGMMAPSSFAEELELGSRGGGGGGGRRELTLFPTSGEH